Sequence from the Arthrobacter pigmenti genome:
ACGATGAGCACCTCTATCTCTTCTTGCTTCGGCCGGTTGGGGAGGAAGCGCGCAGGAGCAGGAAAACGTCGTTCGCGTAGGGGGAACTTCAGGTATCCGTTGTCCTCACCCGCTCTGATCCTGTTGTGCCAATGCTCGTAGGCCGCCCGGTAAGAGACTCGGTCCGGCGCCCTGTAACCGAGTCGAAAGTCCTCTATTGACAGGTTCGCCGTGCCCACCAAGGACAGTGTTAACGGTGCCTGAGACACCTCTAACGGCTCAGCTTCATTAATCAATAGCTGATAGCGGAGGATAAATTCCGTATCTGCAGCTTTTCTTACAGTGTCCCAATGCCCCAGTTTTTTCCTAACCTGCGCCACGGGGAACAAGGCAGAGACGTGCGCCGGCGTGATATATGCGCCCCTCCACCCTCGATACTGGAAGTGTAGATTCTCATCTACACGCGTCCAGCGAGCGCTGACCAGCTGCCCGTCCGAAATACGCTCTGCTTCTCGCACGAGCAGCTCGAGTTTCTGCGGGTGCTGCCAATCGTCACCATCGAATACCGTCATGTACTTACCCCTAACACGTTGGTACCCGATGTTCCGCGATGTATAGGCGCCAGAATTGACCTCGTTGAAGATTATGTCCAGACGATGGTCCTGCTCCGCAATCCGGTTCAGTCGCTCGACGTATTCCGGGCCGGATCCGTCATCGACTACGATTACTTCAATATTCTGATACGTCTGTTGAAGTGCGGATCGGATGGCCAATTCGGTTGCGTCATCGGGCTGGAAGACAGGCATCACAACGGACACGAGAGGTCCTTCGATAACGGCGGGAGCCGGTTCAGAACTAAGTCGCAGGAACGCGGGATCGTCCCCCGGCACCAGGCGAATACCGACCAAACCGGCGGATTGGTACATTCGGTTGATTGAGTTCAACCATTCGGTCTCGTCTTGGCCGGCTCTTCCCCTCGGGCGAGTTGCGTTCGACTCATAGAGCGACCGGTCAAACTCGCCCACATTGCCGCCGTCCAAGAGTGGGAGCAGTTCTTGGGCCTTCTCTCGATCGCCACTTCGCGATATCGCGTCCAAGAAGAACTCGCTGCGCTTTTTACCTAAGAAGTCCGTCGGTCCGTCCAGTCGGTACGCGATGGAATAGAGCGTAGCTGCGTTCTCCAAATCCTGCGGCAGACAGTTCTGCCGGAAGCAGAGGTCCGCGAGCTGAAGTAGACGTACTCGAGGAGTGCTTTTGAGAACGGTCATTACGGCTTTTTTGGGTGAACCACCCATACGGTAAGCCTCGATCGCCCTTCCGATGTCATTCCAATCCCAGTTGCCATCTGAGGCCATCCTCGCCAAGATGTCACGCCCTGCGACTGACCTGAGTATGGTCAATCGCTGTACGATTCGTGCAGAACTGAGGCTGGCCTCGCGGCTCCACCAATCCAACGCGCCGACGTTTGGGCTCGGGCGGCTAAGTGACCGTTGACCTTCCCTTACTTTAAGTATTTCTAACTTCGCGTCATTGATAGCCTTTAACGAGAGAGCCGAGTTTTTATGAGTGTGACGCACGCCCCGGATAACTCGTCTATACGCTAGGGCCGCAATCAGACCGGCCATAATAACAAGGATGACCAAACCGGAAATGCTCATGGGTTCGCTGGAAACTACCGTTCCAACAGCGACGAGTAGGGCTCCTACGGCTAGGACTAGCGCGACAGCTGCCTGTTGCACTAGTGCCCCATTTACCGCTCTTTGTACTGAGAAGCCCCGCGACTGTACCTGTCCCACTTCACACCTTCCAATTGACTGTCGGCCTGCTCTTGGGGCCGTACTGCACGAACTCTCTACGCGAACGAACTAAGCAGGTTCACGAAGTCACAACCCGGAAACCGGCGGCACAGCTGTCTCTAGGTCTCGCCGCCCATCAATCCAAATCGGCCAGCATAC
This genomic interval carries:
- a CDS encoding glycosyltransferase family 2 protein — its product is MASDGNWDWNDIGRAIEAYRMGGSPKKAVMTVLKSTPRVRLLQLADLCFRQNCLPQDLENAATLYSIAYRLDGPTDFLGKKRSEFFLDAISRSGDREKAQELLPLLDGGNVGEFDRSLYESNATRPRGRAGQDETEWLNSINRMYQSAGLVGIRLVPGDDPAFLRLSSEPAPAVIEGPLVSVVMPVFQPDDATELAIRSALQQTYQNIEVIVVDDGSGPEYVERLNRIAEQDHRLDIIFNEVNSGAYTSRNIGYQRVRGKYMTVFDGDDWQHPQKLELLVREAERISDGQLVSARWTRVDENLHFQYRGWRGAYITPAHVSALFPVAQVRKKLGHWDTVRKAADTEFILRYQLLINEAEPLEVSQAPLTLSLVGTANLSIEDFRLGYRAPDRVSYRAAYEHWHNRIRAGEDNGYLKFPLRERRFPAPARFLPNRPKQEEIEVLIVGDLAESTRAAGSLVTAAEGLAKAGKRVAVMNVPSLLSSYSFTDGMSVHLMELLRDGEVTRVARTDELSANTVVVTDPTAFQFAQFIESSVVAKNLYVLADAAPYDTSKKRHTYEVFTVSQNLEHDFQMRPMWVPTSDRAATVLSRIVSENDLLPLPTEQGSAGAIAADDRFDVHLDRVLAHALHQVTSGGVH